Part of the Bacteroidota bacterium genome, TAACTAAACAAAGCAGAAAAACGTTAGACATCTAGACATGGAAAACGATCCGCAAGACCTCAAGCGTATGAACGACAAGCAGTTGCGAAGAAAGCTGCCCCGGCCGCGGAGAAACCGCCCTTCGAAGAACCAGTTCCGCGGAGACGACGACTTCAACTGGGGAAAAGTGCTCAAGGTCGTTTTGAGCTGGTCCGCGATCATCCTCGGCGTGTTCATCGTGATGACCCTCTTCCGCTCCCAGGAGGGGACGGAGTACGAACTCGACTATACCCAGTACCAATCGCTCCTCAAGGAGGGGTTGATCAACAACGCGACGATCAAGAAATCGGATCTCAACAACTACGATTTTCACGGGATCCTGAAAAAATCGGTGGACGTCGCGACCTCCACCGGCAGGACCCTCCCCGTCCAGCGATTCGTGGTCACCCTCCCCTACATCGACGCGAGCGTCGTGAAGGACTGGAACGACAAGGAAATCCGGTTCACGATCACCAAGGAGGACAACACCTGGATGAACGCCCTCCTCAGCGTCCTCCCGTGGGTCCTGCTGTTCGTCGTCTGGCTGATCATCATGCGGCGGATGCAGGGAATGGGGACCAAGGGGATCTTTTCCTTCGGGAAGAGCCGCGCGAAAAGCATCAACGAGGGCGCGGCGAAAGTGACGTTTCAGGATGTCGCCGGCGCCGACGAAGCGAAAGTCGAGCTCCAGGAGATCATCGAGTTCCTCAAGGAACCGACCAAGTTCCAGCGGCTCGGGGGAAAAATTCCGCGGGGCGTCCTGCTCCTCGGGCCTCCCGGAACCGGTAAGACACTCCTCGCGCGGGCGGTGGCCGGCGAGGCGGGTGTGCCCTTCTTCTCCATCTCCGGCGCCGAATTCGTTGAAATGTTCGTGGGGGTCGGGGCCAGCCGCGTGCGCGATCTGTTCGAAACGGGGAAGAAGAACGCGCCCGCCATCATTTTCATAGACGAAATCGACGCCGTCGGGCGCCATCGCGGAGCCGGGCTCGGCGGAGGGCACGACGAGCGGGAACAGACGCTCAACCAGCTCCTTGTGGAGATGGACGGGTTCGAACAGAACAGCGGGGTCATCATCATCGCCGCCACAAACAGGCCCGACGTTCTCGA contains:
- the ftsH gene encoding ATP-dependent zinc metalloprotease FtsH; this translates as MENDPQDLKRMNDKQLRRKLPRPRRNRPSKNQFRGDDDFNWGKVLKVVLSWSAIILGVFIVMTLFRSQEGTEYELDYTQYQSLLKEGLINNATIKKSDLNNYDFHGILKKSVDVATSTGRTLPVQRFVVTLPYIDASVVKDWNDKEIRFTITKEDNTWMNALLSVLPWVLLFVVWLIIMRRMQGMGTKGIFSFGKSRAKSINEGAAKVTFQDVAGADEAKVELQEIIEFLKEPTKFQRLGGKIPRGVLLLGPPGTGKTLLARAVAGEAGVPFFSISGAEFVEMFVGVGASRVRDLFETGKKNAPAIIFIDEIDAVGRHRGAGLGGGHDEREQTLNQLLVEMDGFEQNSGVIIIAATNRPDVLDPALLRPGRFDRQVVVDRPDVRGREGILKVHTRNIPLDDTVKLDVLAKGTPGLAGADLANLVNEAALLAARQNQKAVTMRHFEEAKDKVMMGIERKSLIISDQEKKITAYHESGHVLVARKIPEADPVHKVTIIPRGRALGVTTYLPIDEKHTYSKQYLEAMISYALGGRAAEKLIFDQFTTGAGNDIERATNLAHKMVCEWGMSERLGPLAYGAKEEEIFLGREITRSKNYSESTAIAIDEEVKKIITAGMDRAENILRENVDALHRLALALLEREILDGDEIDKVIRGETLPPVDRRTNGQEQGPKATSDERSRPDNIGDLQKP